One stretch of Papaver somniferum cultivar HN1 unplaced genomic scaffold, ASM357369v1 unplaced-scaffold_154, whole genome shotgun sequence DNA includes these proteins:
- the LOC113336906 gene encoding 3-isopropylmalate dehydrogenase, chloroplastic-like isoform X2 gives MASQILRRVLRSRQIPKSFVANPSLTTIIAFPFSCSSSDSSSSDDSPLPSFPITVSLIPGDGVGPEIAESVKKVLATADVPIEWEEHFVGHTVDPRVQSFLTWESLESIQRNKVGLKGPMDTPIGKGPKGDRTLSLTLRKDLCFYANVRPCCSLRGCKTRYDDVNLVTVRGNTEGEYSGLEHEVVRGVVESLNVITRQASLRVAEYTFHYSKTHGRQRVSAIHNANFMSKIDGIFLTCCREVAAKYPEIVYEEVIIDDCCMMLVKNPALFDVLVMPNLYGDIISDFCAGLVGGLWLTPGCNIGEYGIALAEAVHGSAPDIAGMTGSIEQLILVALHQRQILQKPFVTTFEFLILRLSCSRMQSVM, from the exons atggCTTCTCAAATCCTCAGAAGGGTTCTTCGAAGCCGACAGATCCCAAAATCTTTCGTTGCAAACCCTAGTTTAACTACGATTATTGCATTTCCTTTCTCATGTTCATCATCTGACTCTTCGTCCTCTGATGATTCTCCTCTTCCAAGTTTCCCAATTACAGTGAGTTTAATCCCCGGTGATGGAGTCGGACCTGAAATTGCAGAGTCCGTAAAGAAG GTGCTTGCTACAGCTGATGTACCTATAGAGTGGGAGGAACATTTTGTTGGGCACACAGTAGACCCAAGAGTACAGAGTTTTCTCACGTGGGAAAGTTTGGAATCAATACAGAGAAATAAAGTGGGTCTGAAAGGTCCAATGGACACCCCAATTGGAAAAGGACCGAAAGGCGATAGGACTTTGAGCCTTACATTAAGGAAAGACCTTTGTTTTTATGCAAATGTTAGACCTTGTTGCAGTCTCCGTGGATGTAAAACCCGTTATGATGACGTCAATCTAGTCACAGTTCGAGGAAATACTGAAGGGGAATATAGTGGTCTTGAGCATGAA GTGGTGAGAGGTGTAGTCGAGAGTCTTAATGTTATTACTCGCCAAGCAAGTCTTAGAGTCGCAGAATATACTTTTCATTATTCCAAGACCCACGGACGCCAGAGGGTCTCAGCAATTCATAATGCAAACTTTATGAGCAAGATCGATGGTATTTTCCTTACG TGTTGTCGTGAGGTGGCAGCAAAGTATCCTGAAATAGTTTATGAGGAAGTCATCATTGACGATTGCTGCATGATG CTAGTTAAAAATCCCGCACTCTTTGATGTACTGGTAATGCCTAACCTCTACGGAGATATCATCAGTGATTTTTGTGCCGGCTTGGTTGGTGGCTTATGGTTAACTCCTGG CTGTAACATTGGGGAGTACGGCATTGCCCTTGCTGAGGCAGTGCATGGTTCGGCCCCTGATATTGCTGGGATG ACGGGAAGTATCGAACAGCTGATCTTGGTGGCTCTTCATCAACGACAGATTTTACAAAAGCCATTTGTGACGACCTTTGAATTTCTAATCTTGAGACTATCATGTTCAAGGATGCAATCTGTCATGTAG
- the LOC113336906 gene encoding 3-isopropylmalate dehydrogenase, chloroplastic-like isoform X1, which yields MASQILRRVLRSRQIPKSFVANPSLTTIIAFPFSCSSSDSSSSDDSPLPSFPITVSLIPGDGVGPEIAESVKKVLATADVPIEWEEHFVGHTVDPRVQSFLTWESLESIQRNKVGLKGPMDTPIGKGPKGDRTLSLTLRKDLCFYANVRPCCSLRGCKTRYDDVNLVTVRGNTEGEYSGLEHEVVRGVVESLNVITRQASLRVAEYTFHYSKTHGRQRVSAIHNANFMSKIDGIFLTCCREVAAKYPEIVYEEVIIDDCCMMLVKNPALFDVLVMPNLYGDIISDFCAGLVGGLWLTPGCNIGEYGIALAEAVHGSAPDIAGMQTGSIEQLILVALHQRQILQKPFVTTFEFLILRLSCSRMQSVM from the exons atggCTTCTCAAATCCTCAGAAGGGTTCTTCGAAGCCGACAGATCCCAAAATCTTTCGTTGCAAACCCTAGTTTAACTACGATTATTGCATTTCCTTTCTCATGTTCATCATCTGACTCTTCGTCCTCTGATGATTCTCCTCTTCCAAGTTTCCCAATTACAGTGAGTTTAATCCCCGGTGATGGAGTCGGACCTGAAATTGCAGAGTCCGTAAAGAAG GTGCTTGCTACAGCTGATGTACCTATAGAGTGGGAGGAACATTTTGTTGGGCACACAGTAGACCCAAGAGTACAGAGTTTTCTCACGTGGGAAAGTTTGGAATCAATACAGAGAAATAAAGTGGGTCTGAAAGGTCCAATGGACACCCCAATTGGAAAAGGACCGAAAGGCGATAGGACTTTGAGCCTTACATTAAGGAAAGACCTTTGTTTTTATGCAAATGTTAGACCTTGTTGCAGTCTCCGTGGATGTAAAACCCGTTATGATGACGTCAATCTAGTCACAGTTCGAGGAAATACTGAAGGGGAATATAGTGGTCTTGAGCATGAA GTGGTGAGAGGTGTAGTCGAGAGTCTTAATGTTATTACTCGCCAAGCAAGTCTTAGAGTCGCAGAATATACTTTTCATTATTCCAAGACCCACGGACGCCAGAGGGTCTCAGCAATTCATAATGCAAACTTTATGAGCAAGATCGATGGTATTTTCCTTACG TGTTGTCGTGAGGTGGCAGCAAAGTATCCTGAAATAGTTTATGAGGAAGTCATCATTGACGATTGCTGCATGATG CTAGTTAAAAATCCCGCACTCTTTGATGTACTGGTAATGCCTAACCTCTACGGAGATATCATCAGTGATTTTTGTGCCGGCTTGGTTGGTGGCTTATGGTTAACTCCTGG CTGTAACATTGGGGAGTACGGCATTGCCCTTGCTGAGGCAGTGCATGGTTCGGCCCCTGATATTGCTGGGATG CAGACGGGAAGTATCGAACAGCTGATCTTGGTGGCTCTTCATCAACGACAGATTTTACAAAAGCCATTTGTGACGACCTTTGAATTTCTAATCTTGAGACTATCATGTTCAAGGATGCAATCTGTCATGTAG